One genomic region from Candidatus Caldarchaeum subterraneum encodes:
- a CDS encoding conserved hypothetical protein (PIN domain): protein MVSCLGKLVNVSVKVPEELRQLMRRVKVDWSEYIRGAIEAKVKEELAKEAAVKLDEIRSKAGVVPTEVIVRWLREEREKR from the coding sequence TTGGTGAGCTGTCTGGGTAAGCTTGTCAATGTTTCCGTTAAGGTTCCAGAAGAGCTTAGGCAATTAATGCGACGAGTGAAGGTTGATTGGAGCGAGTATATCCGGGGAGCCATAGAAGCGAAGGTGAAGGAGGAGCTTGCAAAGGAGGCGGCTGTGAAGCTAGACGAGATCAGAAGCAAGGCTGGTGTTGTGCCGACGGAGGTGATTGTTAGATGGCTGAGGGAGGAGAGGGAAAAGAGATAA
- a CDS encoding orotidine-5'-phosphate decarboxylase encodes MSSNPLERFRKALEQRGSVICLGLDPNPDLHPQTTEKLRFCLNMVDAVEPYIAAVKVNENFVRDFSLADHRRLTEKIRGVGLVSIYDCKMCDIDNTVKAGIKLVSEMGYDFITFNPVMGTLSTAVKHGSANNVGIIVLLHPSNPESSKYFRAKLDDGRKVYEKILDEFVENDAEGVVVGLHPELNEADVRAVREVIGDGKIVLFPGVGAQGGDLATAVKAGGSAILINIGRSIIYSSNPRQAVINMYNRIQEIRQIHGEKHF; translated from the coding sequence TTGAGCAGCAATCCGCTGGAAAGGTTTCGAAAAGCCTTGGAGCAGAGAGGCTCGGTCATCTGCCTCGGCCTCGACCCCAACCCGGACCTACATCCCCAAACCACCGAGAAACTACGGTTCTGCCTCAACATGGTTGACGCGGTGGAGCCCTACATCGCAGCCGTCAAAGTCAACGAAAACTTTGTCCGAGACTTTTCGCTCGCCGACCATAGAAGACTGACAGAGAAGATACGGGGTGTAGGCCTTGTCTCCATATATGACTGCAAGATGTGCGACATAGATAACACGGTCAAGGCAGGCATCAAGCTGGTCTCCGAGATGGGATACGACTTCATAACCTTCAACCCCGTCATGGGAACACTATCAACAGCCGTGAAACACGGCTCCGCAAACAACGTCGGAATAATAGTGCTCCTGCATCCATCCAACCCCGAGTCCAGCAAATACTTTAGAGCAAAACTGGACGATGGTAGAAAAGTCTACGAAAAAATTCTCGACGAGTTTGTTGAAAACGATGCCGAAGGCGTTGTCGTCGGGCTTCATCCAGAGCTGAACGAGGCCGATGTAAGAGCTGTCAGAGAAGTCATAGGCGATGGGAAGATTGTTCTTTTCCCCGGTGTGGGAGCCCAAGGCGGAGACCTCGCCACCGCCGTCAAAGCAGGCGGCTCAGCAATCCTCATCAACATCGGACGCTCCATAATCTACTCATCCAACCCCCGACAAGCCGTAATAAACATGTATAACCGCATACAGGAAATCAGACAAATACATGGGGAAAAACATTTTTAA
- a CDS encoding phosphoribosyl transferase domain protein — MSSTVLEYDGRAFYELVVKEFRRQLPLIQVSPDTWIAYFDSLGDREFIAYCAKILADHLRDCEILVTSESKGIPLVHEIASTLGHPRYIVCRKERKAFMKDPIIVTYRPITSAKDLELVIDGRYVPYIKGKKVGIVDDIVSTKNTMEAMEKIVNLAGGIVTKKATVLVEGEHHKDVIYLGVLPIFKKTRQ; from the coding sequence TTGTCATCCACGGTCCTCGAGTATGATGGACGTGCTTTTTACGAGCTTGTTGTGAAAGAGTTCCGCAGACAGCTGCCTCTTATACAGGTTTCGCCCGACACTTGGATAGCGTATTTCGACAGTTTGGGAGACCGTGAATTCATAGCCTATTGTGCAAAAATCCTCGCCGACCATCTGCGGGACTGCGAGATTCTGGTCACCTCGGAGAGCAAGGGGATACCGCTGGTTCATGAGATAGCCTCCACACTCGGCCACCCACGCTACATAGTCTGCAGAAAAGAGAGGAAAGCCTTCATGAAAGACCCGATAATCGTCACCTACAGACCCATTACCTCCGCGAAAGACCTGGAGCTGGTGATAGACGGTAGATACGTGCCCTACATCAAGGGCAAAAAAGTTGGAATAGTCGACGACATCGTCAGCACAAAAAACACCATGGAAGCTATGGAGAAAATCGTGAACCTAGCAGGCGGCATAGTCACCAAAAAAGCAACAGTCCTCGTCGAAGGCGAACACCACAAAGACGTCATTTACCTCGGCGTCCTCCCCATATTCAAAAAAACACGACAATAA
- a CDS encoding molybdenum hydroxylase family protein, large subunit, protein MMSKYVGKPIKRREDPILLTGRGRYVDDIKLPNMVYAGFVRSPYAHGRIVSIDLSEAQKHPDFVAALLPEEAAPLPSWMKYKGLRDVPRFSLARGKVRFVGEPVVGVAVKDRYSVEEVVSLVNVEIQPLPPVVDAEEGLKPGAPLLYEEWGDNIIMNYSFKAGDVEAAFASADLVLQRRYVNQRYAPTPIEGRGVVADFDKSRGELTVWDSTQFPHVLQTYLSQALNYPENRIRVIAPDVGGGFGPKSSVWPEEVSTIQLAMKLGRPVKWVETRSEHMLVCGHERQQVHYVEAAFKRDGKLLAIRDKVIADIGVYGAFWTETQPVMVTMAAIPGPYRFDAYQYEVFCVATNKAPYSPHRGFGRPVAAFVMERLMNDAAANLGIDPVEIRRRNLIPAEAMPFKNIHNIVYDSGDYPKALEEALKLAQYDRLRRMQAEARKQGRLIGIGIAMYVEYTTPSSERLDKGLGWEVGGYDSATVRIEPEGKVVVLTGTASQGQGHYTVYAQLAADYLGVNMDDVTVFEGDSKTCPYGFGAWASRSTVAVGGAIIKACETLLAKVKHIAAHMLEASPEDIEASDGKLYVKGSPDKYVTFADVAKIAWRQPTRLPPDTEPGLEATAHYEPKAFTTCSYAVHIPVVEIDPETGQMKVLEYHIFDDSGRVLNPLTLYGQIHGALAHGVGGAIYEELVYDENGQLLTSTFADYLIPSAVEMFNMNIGHMETPSPQPGGFKGMGEGGAIGAPAALANAVQDALAHLGVIVDQTPLKPEYIRNLIAKARKPV, encoded by the coding sequence ATGATGAGCAAGTATGTGGGTAAGCCGATTAAGAGAAGAGAGGACCCGATTCTTTTGACAGGCCGTGGCAGATACGTTGACGATATTAAACTCCCCAACATGGTTTACGCAGGGTTTGTCCGCTCACCCTACGCACACGGCCGCATAGTCTCCATAGATCTTTCAGAGGCGCAGAAGCATCCCGATTTTGTCGCAGCTCTTCTCCCAGAGGAGGCTGCTCCGCTGCCCAGCTGGATGAAGTATAAAGGTCTCCGCGATGTTCCGAGGTTTTCGCTTGCACGGGGCAAGGTAAGGTTCGTGGGGGAGCCTGTTGTCGGCGTGGCTGTGAAGGACCGGTACAGCGTTGAGGAGGTTGTGTCGCTGGTTAACGTGGAGATTCAGCCGCTGCCCCCGGTTGTGGATGCTGAGGAGGGCCTCAAACCCGGGGCGCCTCTACTCTACGAGGAGTGGGGGGACAACATCATCATGAACTACAGCTTCAAGGCCGGAGATGTGGAGGCGGCTTTTGCCTCAGCAGACCTTGTTCTACAGAGAAGATATGTGAACCAGAGGTATGCACCGACTCCGATTGAGGGCCGTGGCGTGGTGGCCGACTTCGACAAATCACGTGGAGAGCTGACTGTGTGGGACTCGACACAGTTTCCGCATGTTCTCCAGACATATCTTTCTCAGGCCCTCAACTATCCCGAGAACAGGATACGGGTGATTGCGCCCGATGTAGGCGGCGGCTTCGGGCCCAAGTCAAGCGTCTGGCCTGAGGAGGTCTCCACGATACAGCTCGCGATGAAGCTGGGGAGGCCGGTGAAATGGGTGGAGACAAGGAGCGAGCACATGCTTGTCTGCGGCCACGAGCGGCAGCAGGTCCACTATGTTGAAGCGGCTTTCAAGAGAGATGGTAAGCTTCTCGCCATACGTGACAAGGTCATCGCAGACATCGGTGTGTATGGTGCTTTCTGGACCGAGACCCAGCCTGTGATGGTTACTATGGCCGCTATCCCCGGCCCCTACCGCTTCGACGCCTACCAATACGAAGTTTTCTGCGTGGCAACCAACAAGGCTCCTTATTCGCCGCACAGAGGATTCGGCAGACCTGTGGCCGCGTTTGTTATGGAGAGGTTGATGAACGACGCCGCCGCAAACCTCGGCATCGACCCTGTGGAGATACGGCGCAGAAACCTCATACCCGCCGAGGCCATGCCATTCAAAAACATTCACAACATCGTGTATGACAGCGGCGACTACCCCAAAGCACTCGAAGAAGCCCTCAAGCTGGCGCAATATGATAGGCTGCGGCGCATGCAGGCCGAGGCCCGTAAACAGGGCCGCTTGATAGGAATAGGCATAGCGATGTATGTCGAATACACTACGCCGAGCAGCGAGAGGCTTGACAAGGGGCTTGGATGGGAGGTGGGCGGATATGATTCGGCGACTGTGCGGATTGAGCCTGAGGGCAAGGTTGTTGTCTTGACGGGGACGGCGAGCCAGGGACAGGGCCACTACACCGTGTATGCACAGCTTGCAGCCGACTACCTCGGAGTAAACATGGATGATGTCACGGTTTTCGAGGGTGACAGCAAGACCTGTCCCTATGGGTTCGGCGCATGGGCGAGCCGCAGCACCGTCGCCGTCGGAGGAGCCATCATCAAAGCCTGTGAAACACTCCTCGCAAAAGTCAAACACATAGCCGCCCACATGCTGGAAGCCAGCCCCGAAGATATCGAGGCAAGCGACGGCAAACTCTACGTCAAAGGCTCACCAGACAAATACGTAACCTTCGCAGATGTCGCCAAGATAGCGTGGCGCCAGCCCACCCGTCTCCCACCCGACACAGAGCCAGGCCTAGAGGCCACTGCACACTATGAGCCAAAAGCCTTCACCACATGCAGCTACGCCGTCCACATACCCGTGGTTGAAATAGACCCCGAGACAGGCCAGATGAAGGTGCTTGAGTACCATATCTTCGACGACAGCGGCCGCGTCCTCAACCCACTCACCCTCTACGGCCAGATACACGGCGCTTTGGCCCACGGCGTCGGCGGCGCAATATACGAGGAGCTTGTGTATGACGAGAATGGGCAGCTGCTTACAAGCACTTTCGCCGACTACCTCATCCCAAGCGCTGTGGAAATGTTTAACATGAACATAGGGCACATGGAGACACCTTCTCCGCAGCCCGGAGGATTCAAGGGCATGGGCGAGGGAGGAGCCATCGGCGCACCCGCTGCACTGGCCAACGCCGTCCAAGACGCTCTAGCACATCTCGGAGTAATCGTCGACCAGACACCTCTCAAACCCGAATACATCCGCAACCTGATAGCAAAAGCCAGAAAACCCGTTTAA
- a CDS encoding conserved hypothetical protein (peptidase dimerisation domain) — MTATIQDVLAKIDVEKTIKRTLDLANIESPTGFEGECAEAYARMMEEVGMRVKLQEVEPGRLNAVGVLPGKGGGPSLMFNGHLDTSFSPREPAEILKAISPVYRLEPPWAYREGDWLYGMGVFNMKGALAAYVSAVEALQNAGVELKGDIMIAGVVGEIEKTQVDQYRGAQYRGYGTGTAYLVTHGGVTDFAILGEPTGLRLMLTHFGSVWAKMYLKGQMVHTAHSTGVTNLILRMNRVLNVLEEWIPKYQERFSHQGVKPTVNIGSIEGGWPWRCSRTPWFCNLYVDLRYPPPYSAVDVKEALEEMLNEVEKRYGFKPMLDIYVSDAWATVPEDSAVVKAIDEGHKAVFGTPAERVVFSWSSDANVLTRNGVVAVNYGPSGGPGKEMRGTLYIPNLIACTKVYTVASMNLCNMDRKKVKQRFTITYGE; from the coding sequence ATGACCGCCACGATACAGGATGTTTTAGCGAAGATTGATGTGGAGAAGACGATTAAGCGGACGCTTGACTTGGCTAACATAGAGAGTCCGACGGGTTTCGAGGGCGAGTGTGCAGAGGCTTATGCGAGGATGATGGAGGAGGTGGGGATGCGTGTCAAGCTTCAGGAGGTTGAGCCGGGTCGTCTCAACGCGGTCGGGGTGCTGCCAGGTAAAGGCGGCGGCCCATCGCTGATGTTCAACGGACACCTCGACACATCTTTCTCTCCACGCGAACCCGCCGAGATACTTAAAGCGATTTCACCGGTTTACAGGCTTGAGCCGCCGTGGGCCTATCGAGAAGGTGACTGGCTGTATGGCATGGGCGTTTTCAACATGAAGGGCGCGTTGGCGGCGTATGTCTCGGCTGTCGAGGCGCTGCAGAACGCTGGTGTGGAGCTGAAGGGCGACATCATGATTGCGGGCGTTGTTGGCGAGATTGAGAAGACACAGGTCGACCAATACAGGGGTGCACAGTACAGGGGCTATGGCACGGGAACCGCATACCTCGTAACACACGGCGGCGTAACAGATTTCGCCATCCTCGGCGAGCCAACAGGCCTCCGCCTCATGCTGACACACTTCGGCTCCGTCTGGGCAAAAATGTATCTCAAAGGCCAGATGGTTCACACAGCCCATTCCACCGGCGTAACCAACCTAATTCTCCGAATGAACAGGGTGCTGAACGTTTTGGAGGAGTGGATTCCAAAGTATCAGGAGAGGTTCAGCCATCAGGGGGTGAAGCCGACGGTTAACATCGGCTCGATAGAGGGTGGATGGCCTTGGAGATGCTCCCGGACACCGTGGTTTTGCAACCTATACGTCGACCTTCGGTATCCGCCGCCATACTCGGCCGTGGACGTTAAAGAGGCTCTCGAGGAGATGTTGAATGAGGTTGAGAAACGCTATGGCTTCAAGCCGATGCTCGACATCTATGTGAGCGATGCATGGGCCACTGTTCCCGAGGACTCGGCTGTGGTGAAGGCGATTGACGAGGGGCATAAAGCTGTGTTTGGCACACCTGCGGAGCGCGTTGTTTTTTCATGGTCATCCGACGCAAACGTTTTGACTAGAAATGGTGTGGTGGCGGTCAACTACGGACCATCAGGAGGCCCCGGCAAAGAGATGCGTGGAACACTCTACATACCCAACCTCATCGCATGCACCAAAGTCTACACCGTCGCCAGCATGAACCTATGCAACATGGACAGGAAAAAGGTAAAACAGCGCTTCACAATAACCTACGGTGAGTAA
- a CDS encoding site-specific DNA-methyltransferase (adenine-specific), translating into MNDYSVEQVGPSFLMTEIAYISSGEVSDSWKGFGRSWGHSLHRIMSRTGSFPPALARWVVTRFSERGDLVLDPFSGKGTAPLEACLTGRVGVGNDLAPEAYVVTRAKVKPAMFRDVRSWVEKASRVMRPDAVSVYDVDEDVRAFYHPQTLKQILAVRELLLDSEDDVTNFVKACMLGILHGSSEISLSVPCSHSFSMAPRYMRRYVAEHGLKKPVRNVLACLLRKAESVLADGLPEARGAAFNMDASALPIADESVDLIVTSPPYLNLQTYAWDNWLRLWFLGHDYRVVGKRLFATQSVKRYVEFMGRVLDEFFRMLKPGGYCVLVVGDVKSGGRRVDLAELLVEPAEKSGFTARAIISDGIRRGHKYLMYLKSWQGVDREKVLVLSKGEPRRMVRIA; encoded by the coding sequence GTGAATGATTATAGCGTGGAGCAGGTTGGTCCGAGTTTTTTGATGACGGAAATAGCTTACATTTCCAGCGGCGAGGTTTCCGACTCGTGGAAAGGTTTTGGCAGGAGCTGGGGTCACTCGCTTCACCGCATCATGTCGAGGACGGGCTCTTTTCCGCCGGCGTTGGCTCGCTGGGTTGTAACGAGGTTTTCGGAGCGCGGCGACCTTGTGCTTGACCCGTTTTCGGGCAAGGGGACGGCCCCGCTTGAGGCGTGTTTGACTGGCCGCGTCGGCGTGGGAAACGACCTTGCTCCAGAGGCCTATGTGGTTACCCGTGCGAAGGTGAAGCCGGCTATGTTCAGAGATGTTAGGAGCTGGGTTGAGAAGGCTTCGAGAGTGATGAGGCCTGACGCAGTCTCGGTCTACGACGTCGACGAAGATGTCCGAGCTTTCTACCACCCCCAAACCCTCAAACAGATACTGGCCGTAAGAGAACTGCTTCTGGACTCCGAGGACGATGTGACGAACTTTGTGAAGGCCTGTATGCTCGGTATCCTGCATGGTTCTTCCGAGATTAGTTTGAGCGTTCCATGCAGCCACTCTTTCTCGATGGCTCCGCGCTACATGAGAAGGTATGTTGCGGAGCATGGGTTGAAGAAGCCTGTTAGAAATGTTTTGGCTTGTTTGCTGAGGAAGGCTGAGTCTGTTTTGGCTGATGGGTTGCCTGAGGCGAGGGGCGCCGCCTTCAACATGGATGCATCAGCGCTGCCTATAGCGGATGAGTCTGTCGACCTCATAGTAACTTCGCCGCCTTACCTCAACCTGCAGACTTATGCTTGGGATAACTGGCTGAGGCTCTGGTTTCTCGGGCATGATTACCGTGTTGTCGGTAAACGGCTTTTCGCCACCCAGTCTGTTAAACGTTATGTCGAGTTTATGGGGAGGGTTTTGGATGAGTTTTTCAGAATGCTGAAGCCTGGGGGATACTGTGTGCTGGTTGTGGGTGATGTCAAGTCGGGTGGTCGTCGGGTGGATTTGGCGGAGCTTTTGGTCGAGCCTGCTGAGAAAAGCGGTTTCACAGCCCGCGCCATCATAAGCGACGGCATAAGACGTGGGCACAAGTATCTGATGTATCTCAAGTCTTGGCAGGGGGTTGACAGGGAGAAGGTTCTTGTTTTGTCGAAGGGTGAGCCACGGAGGATGGTGAGGATAGCGTGA
- a CDS encoding PilT protein domain protein — MMIESDVIYAYVKSSDWLKPAANKLMSRITRGEFGTVYSSREILHELYYVSLEEGVSIEEFIRRAATVFDV; from the coding sequence ATGATGATAGAGAGTGATGTTATCTATGCTTATGTTAAGTCGAGTGACTGGCTAAAACCAGCGGCAAACAAGCTGATGTCTAGAATAACGCGGGGAGAGTTTGGGACAGTGTATTCAAGTAGAGAGATTCTACACGAACTATATTATGTCTCACTGGAAGAGGGAGTGTCTATTGAGGAATTCATAAGAAGAGCGGCAACAGTTTTTGATGTTTGA
- a CDS encoding 3-oxoacyl-[acyl-carrier protein] reductase translates to MKPGRRFEGLNVFVTGAGRGFGRLIALGFAREGGNVVVHYNKSAESALQTAKEIEQMGVRAYTVKADVTKWDEVKQAVEKTWREFGPIDVLVNNVGDTAPGQMSWREITEERIDHVLAVDIKGTLFMTHEVGSRMLERKKGVIVNICSNVITTGSPRAPQYAASKYGVLGLTKSYANAFAPYVRVNAVAPGYMETESLLSRPDWTAGRRKWVIEHTPLRRIAKPEDIVPVVLFLASDDSIHMTGNVVICDGGFSMPGA, encoded by the coding sequence GTGAAGCCGGGTCGACGGTTCGAGGGCCTGAATGTGTTTGTGACGGGTGCTGGACGCGGTTTCGGCAGGCTGATTGCTCTGGGGTTTGCGCGCGAAGGTGGCAACGTGGTTGTTCACTACAACAAGTCAGCCGAATCCGCGCTGCAGACGGCGAAGGAGATTGAGCAGATGGGTGTTAGAGCCTATACTGTCAAAGCTGATGTTACGAAGTGGGATGAGGTGAAGCAGGCTGTTGAAAAGACTTGGCGAGAGTTCGGGCCCATCGACGTGTTGGTTAACAACGTGGGAGACACGGCGCCGGGTCAGATGTCGTGGCGGGAGATAACGGAGGAGAGGATTGACCATGTGCTTGCGGTAGATATCAAGGGAACGTTGTTTATGACGCATGAGGTTGGGTCTCGGATGCTTGAGCGAAAAAAGGGTGTGATTGTCAACATCTGCTCCAACGTCATCACCACCGGAAGCCCGCGTGCGCCACAGTACGCGGCCTCCAAATATGGTGTTCTCGGTCTCACCAAATCCTACGCAAACGCTTTCGCGCCCTATGTGAGAGTGAACGCCGTCGCGCCGGGCTACATGGAGACAGAGTCGCTATTATCGAGGCCCGACTGGACAGCAGGTAGAAGGAAATGGGTTATCGAGCATACTCCTCTCCGCAGGATAGCGAAGCCCGAGGACATCGTGCCTGTTGTGCTCTTCCTCGCCTCGGATGATTCGATACACATGACAGGAAACGTCGTAATCTGTGACGGCGGATTCAGTATGCCGGGTGCCTAG
- a CDS encoding dihydrodipicolinate synthetase: MELEKFEGIVSALLTPSTAYREKMAELIEFHLKHGVNGFFVLGTTGEGVKLGPSARQEVAEAAVEYAGSRGLVIIHVGASDMDTVKQLTRHASRIGAHAVSAVAPFYYRYDPDSLTSFYQSIADISSVPVLVYNNPGRQGYSIPLEGLQKILETVKPTVGLKESSGDPDTLLQVFKRFKGSRFLGAGGDHLMVYSFIIGYRVHVSSLSSIYPEIAKQVFDCVKNGKLDEALRLQTILNKVRAALKKIGPDMASNRYALKLRGIDIGGPIPPTRDLTPEEKNTLENLLPKEQELRA; encoded by the coding sequence ATGGAGCTGGAAAAATTCGAGGGCATAGTGTCCGCGCTTCTTACACCATCAACGGCTTACAGAGAGAAGATGGCTGAGCTTATAGAGTTCCATCTTAAACATGGGGTAAACGGGTTCTTCGTTCTAGGCACGACGGGAGAAGGTGTTAAACTCGGGCCCTCGGCTAGGCAGGAGGTGGCTGAGGCGGCTGTAGAATACGCGGGTTCACGGGGCCTCGTTATAATCCATGTAGGCGCCTCGGACATGGATACGGTTAAACAGCTCACACGCCACGCCTCGAGAATAGGTGCACACGCCGTCTCAGCCGTCGCCCCGTTCTACTACAGATACGACCCCGACTCACTCACATCCTTCTACCAATCCATCGCAGACATTTCCTCCGTTCCCGTGCTGGTCTACAACAATCCCGGCCGCCAAGGATACAGCATCCCCTTAGAAGGTCTTCAGAAGATTCTTGAAACAGTCAAGCCGACGGTTGGGTTGAAGGAGAGCAGCGGAGACCCTGACACACTCCTCCAAGTGTTCAAAAGATTCAAGGGAAGCAGGTTTCTGGGAGCCGGCGGAGACCACCTCATGGTCTACAGCTTCATCATAGGATATCGCGTTCACGTAAGCTCTCTCTCCTCAATTTATCCAGAAATCGCCAAACAAGTATTTGACTGTGTGAAAAATGGTAAGCTGGATGAAGCTCTCAGGCTTCAGACCATACTTAACAAGGTCAGAGCGGCGCTTAAGAAAATCGGGCCAGACATGGCGTCCAACCGCTACGCCCTCAAACTAAGAGGCATAGACATCGGCGGCCCCATACCGCCCACACGCGACCTAACACCCGAAGAGAAAAATACGCTGGAAAACCTTCTGCCCAAGGAGCAGGAGCTAAGGGCATAA
- a CDS encoding conserved hypothetical protein (PIN domain) — protein sequence MVCLDTDIIVALLRGDNKAIETIEELQRMGMQFKTTIITVYELLKGAAISSKSSENIKTVKELLHNVTILGLDIDACGKAGLIYSDLRRSGKMISEFDILIAAIVQHNRETLITRDKHFQEITTINIRQW from the coding sequence ATGGTATGCCTAGATACTGACATAATCGTAGCCCTGCTCCGCGGGGATAATAAAGCCATAGAAACTATAGAGGAGCTGCAAAGAATGGGTATGCAATTTAAAACTACGATAATAACCGTCTATGAGCTTCTTAAAGGCGCAGCAATCTCAAGTAAATCATCTGAGAATATCAAGACAGTGAAAGAACTACTTCATAACGTAACCATACTGGGCTTAGACATAGACGCTTGCGGAAAAGCAGGCTTGATATACAGCGACTTGAGGCGGAGCGGAAAGATGATTAGCGAGTTCGACATATTAATAGCAGCCATAGTCCAACATAACAGAGAAACGCTAATAACCAGAGACAAACACTTCCAAGAAATCACAACAATCAACATAAGACAATGGTAA
- a CDS encoding 2-dehydro-3-deoxygluconokinase, whose amino-acid sequence MSPTVVTLGESLIQLNAVTRGPLRHVTLFERHVAGAETTVAVCVRRQGLDSGLITRVGDDEFGKCIINWVRGEGVDISHVKIDPEAPTGIYFVQRGFPIPARSKMFYYRTGSAGSRLSPEDIDPDYIGSAKVFHVTGITPALSETAKNATYKALEAAVSNDVTISFDTNIRPVLWKTNERAVKTLMPIIEKTNILFTDPTDASILLGTMDQDTIIKTFLNMGVDIVVLKMGERGALAADRNNRAFAAPLPVYVEDPIGAGDAFAGTFITSILKGRSLNKSLQRATIAGTLVVTVRGDEEALPTEEDIDTNIKHINIHPKE is encoded by the coding sequence ATGTCTCCAACAGTTGTGACTCTCGGCGAATCACTAATTCAACTCAACGCGGTAACAAGAGGCCCACTTAGACATGTCACGTTGTTCGAGCGGCATGTCGCCGGGGCGGAGACAACCGTTGCCGTTTGCGTGAGAAGGCAGGGTCTCGACTCAGGGCTTATCACAAGGGTCGGTGATGACGAATTCGGAAAATGCATCATCAACTGGGTTAGAGGAGAAGGAGTGGACATCTCACATGTGAAAATCGACCCAGAAGCACCTACAGGAATTTACTTTGTCCAGCGGGGCTTTCCGATACCGGCGAGGAGCAAAATGTTCTACTACCGAACAGGCTCAGCGGGAAGCAGACTATCACCCGAGGACATCGACCCAGACTACATCGGGTCAGCCAAAGTCTTCCACGTGACAGGCATAACACCCGCGCTGAGCGAAACAGCGAAAAACGCCACATACAAGGCCTTAGAAGCAGCTGTCTCGAACGATGTCACCATCTCATTCGACACAAACATAAGGCCCGTGCTGTGGAAAACAAACGAAAGAGCCGTCAAAACCCTGATGCCGATAATAGAGAAGACCAACATACTTTTCACAGACCCCACGGACGCATCTATACTGCTGGGAACCATGGACCAAGACACGATCATCAAAACCTTTCTCAACATGGGTGTGGATATTGTGGTGCTCAAAATGGGTGAACGCGGGGCCTTGGCCGCGGATAGAAACAACAGAGCATTCGCTGCCCCTCTCCCTGTGTATGTCGAGGACCCGATAGGCGCAGGAGACGCCTTCGCAGGCACATTCATAACATCCATCCTGAAAGGCAGAAGCCTCAACAAATCACTCCAACGAGCAACCATAGCAGGCACCCTCGTGGTAACAGTAAGAGGAGACGAAGAAGCTCTCCCCACCGAAGAAGACATAGACACCAACATCAAGCACATAAACATCCATCCAAAAGAATAG